A portion of the Micromonospora vinacea genome contains these proteins:
- a CDS encoding DUF3159 domain-containing protein, whose product MLGGRRGAIDATLPPLAFAAGWVLGGESLWGGVGAALAVGAVVAGVRLRRGDRPRSVLIGLLAVCVAALIAVRTGRAENFFLIQVLSNAASALAWAVSIVVRWPLLGVLVGAVLGQRAGWRRDPALLRGYGRASWVWTVTYLLRLAVFVPLYLGGQVLALVVARVALTWPLVAAALALSWVVLRRSLPAGHPGLRHPVAPPN is encoded by the coding sequence CTGCTGGGCGGGCGGCGCGGCGCCATCGACGCCACCCTGCCGCCGTTGGCGTTCGCGGCGGGCTGGGTGCTGGGCGGCGAGTCGCTGTGGGGCGGGGTGGGCGCGGCGCTGGCCGTGGGCGCGGTGGTGGCCGGCGTACGGCTACGTCGGGGCGACCGGCCGCGCTCGGTGCTGATCGGACTGTTGGCCGTCTGCGTCGCGGCGTTGATCGCGGTGCGCACCGGCCGGGCCGAGAACTTCTTTCTGATCCAGGTGCTGTCCAACGCCGCGAGCGCTCTGGCGTGGGCGGTCAGCATCGTGGTGCGCTGGCCACTGCTGGGCGTGCTGGTCGGCGCGGTGCTGGGCCAACGCGCCGGGTGGCGGCGCGACCCGGCACTGCTGCGCGGGTACGGCCGGGCCAGTTGGGTGTGGACGGTGACCTACCTGCTGCGGCTGGCCGTGTTCGTGCCGCTCTACCTGGGTGGGCAGGTGCTCGCGCTGGTGGTGGCCCGGGTGGCGCTGACCTGGCCACTGGTCGCCGCGGCGCTGGCGCTGAGCTGGGTGGTGCTGCGGCGCTCGCTGCCGGCCGGCCATCCGGGGCTGCGTCACCCGGTCGCGCCGCCCAACTGA
- a CDS encoding DUF1028 domain-containing protein → MTFSLVARSADGRLHGVAVASKFLAAGALVPAAAAEVGALATQAHVNLAYRPQGLTLLRTGVAAADVVAGLIAADPEREHRQLGVVGASGSGATWTGPACHPWAGGRTGDGWAAQGNVLTGPEVVDALGAAWQAGTTLPFAERLVAALRAGDEAGGDRRGRQSAGLLVVERGGGYGGTSDVVVDLRVDDHPDPVAELGRLLTVHTMLFGRPDPATLLDLSGAVAAEVAALLGALGHPVHEGGTEAALVSWAGLENLEERLVPGRIDPVVLTHLRGVAPHVPAPRSAS, encoded by the coding sequence GTGACCTTCTCGCTCGTCGCCCGCTCCGCTGACGGCCGCCTGCACGGCGTGGCCGTCGCCAGCAAGTTCCTCGCCGCCGGGGCACTGGTGCCGGCCGCCGCCGCCGAGGTGGGCGCGCTGGCAACCCAGGCGCACGTCAACCTCGCCTACCGCCCGCAGGGCCTCACCCTGCTGCGGACCGGGGTGGCCGCCGCCGACGTGGTGGCCGGGCTGATCGCCGCCGACCCCGAGCGGGAGCACCGCCAACTCGGCGTCGTGGGGGCCAGCGGTTCGGGCGCCACCTGGACCGGGCCGGCCTGCCACCCGTGGGCCGGCGGGCGGACCGGTGACGGCTGGGCCGCGCAGGGCAACGTGCTCACCGGCCCGGAGGTCGTCGACGCCCTCGGCGCGGCCTGGCAGGCGGGAACGACACTGCCGTTCGCCGAGCGGCTGGTCGCCGCGTTACGGGCCGGCGACGAGGCCGGCGGCGACCGGCGTGGCCGGCAGAGCGCCGGCCTGCTGGTGGTCGAGCGCGGCGGCGGGTACGGCGGCACCAGCGACGTGGTGGTCGACCTTCGCGTGGACGACCATCCGGACCCGGTCGCCGAGCTGGGTCGCCTGCTCACTGTGCACACCATGCTGTTCGGCCGGCCCGACCCGGCCACCCTGCTCGACCTGAGCGGCGCGGTCGCCGCCGAGGTGGCGGCGTTGCTCGGCGCGCTGGGCCATCCGGTGCACGAGGGCGGCACGGAGGCGGCGTTGGTCTCCTGGGCCGGGTTGGAGAACCTGGAGGAGCGGTTGGTGCCGGGGCGGATCGACCCGGTGGTGCTGACGCACCTGCGTGGTGTCGCCCCGCACGTCCCCGCCCCTCGCTCCGCGAGCTGA
- a CDS encoding glycoside hydrolase family 48 protein, with the protein MRQLARRRRVAIVAAAALAIGGVTLPAGAAQAAPACDVVYATNDWNTGFTANVTIKNLGDPVSNWTLKWTFPNSGQRVTQGWSARFSQTGSEVTATNESYNGNLGTGASTTIGFNGAHTGSNPKPTSFTLNGTPCNGTPANRPPTVSLGLPAGPFTAPADVPLTATASDPDGTISKVEFYRNGLLINTDTSAPYSYTQEDLPAGSYTVQAKAYDNANGIGVDEKAFTVGAANGPTLVATPSAVSVAEGGSATFNLKLSAAPTANVPVTLTRTGDTDVTVSPGTATLTPSNWNTGVTVTVAAAEDTDTVGGAATITASATGLASLAVSATEIDNDTPGGDNAYTAKFLEQYGKIKNSGYFSPEGVPYHSVETLIVEAPDHGHETTSEAFSFWLWLEAYYGKVTQNWAPFNNAWTVMEKYIIPNHSDQPTAGSAGTPQYAAEYNLPSQYPSALNPNVSVGQDPLRSELQSTYGTGDIYGMHWLMDVDNTYGFGRCGDGTTKPAYINTFQRGTQESVWETVPQPSCDTFEHGGQYGYLDLFVKDTGAPAKQWKYTNAPDADARAVQAAYWALTWSKAQNKQADVAATIAKAAKMGDYLRYAMFDKYFKKIGNCVGASTCPAGSGKDSAHYLLSWYYAWGGAYDASQNWSWRIGSSHNHFGYQNPFAAWALTNTPELKPQSSTAVADWTKSFERQLEFYTWLQSAEGGIAGGATNSWDGSYAQPPAGTSTFYGMFYDVDPVYNDPPSNQWFGMQAWSMQRIAELYQQTGNAKAKALLDKWVPWAIANTTLGTNWSIPSDMAWTGQPTTWNPSNPQPNTGLHVEVISKGQDVGVTAAYARILIAYAAKSGNVAAKDTAKGLLDALSAASDAKGVSTTEKRGDYRRFDDVYNASTGQGLYVPSGWTGTMPNGDAIAAGKSFLDIRSFYKNDPDWPKVQAYLDGGAEPSFNYHRFWAQADVAMAYADYGSMFPNG; encoded by the coding sequence ATGAGACAACTGGCACGACGCCGTCGAGTGGCGATAGTCGCCGCCGCCGCGCTCGCCATCGGCGGGGTGACCCTGCCCGCTGGCGCTGCACAGGCCGCGCCCGCCTGCGACGTGGTCTACGCGACCAACGACTGGAACACCGGCTTCACCGCCAACGTCACCATCAAGAACCTGGGCGACCCGGTCAGCAACTGGACGCTCAAGTGGACCTTCCCGAACAGCGGTCAACGCGTCACCCAGGGCTGGTCGGCCCGGTTCAGCCAGACCGGCAGCGAGGTCACCGCGACCAACGAGTCGTACAACGGCAACCTCGGCACCGGGGCCTCCACCACCATCGGCTTCAACGGCGCCCACACGGGCAGCAACCCGAAGCCCACCTCGTTCACACTGAACGGCACCCCCTGCAACGGCACCCCGGCCAACCGGCCGCCGACGGTCTCCCTCGGCCTGCCGGCCGGGCCGTTCACCGCGCCGGCCGACGTGCCGCTGACCGCCACCGCCAGCGACCCGGACGGGACGATCAGCAAGGTCGAGTTCTACCGCAACGGCCTGCTGATCAACACCGACACCAGCGCCCCGTACTCCTACACCCAGGAGGACCTGCCGGCCGGCAGCTACACCGTCCAGGCCAAGGCGTACGACAACGCCAACGGCATCGGGGTCGACGAGAAGGCGTTCACCGTCGGGGCTGCCAACGGCCCGACGTTGGTCGCCACCCCGTCCGCGGTGAGCGTCGCCGAGGGTGGCAGCGCCACCTTCAACCTGAAGCTCAGCGCCGCGCCGACGGCCAACGTGCCGGTCACCCTCACCCGCACCGGTGACACCGATGTCACGGTCTCGCCGGGCACCGCCACGCTGACCCCGAGCAACTGGAACACCGGGGTCACCGTCACGGTCGCCGCGGCGGAGGACACCGACACCGTCGGCGGCGCCGCCACCATCACCGCCTCCGCCACCGGTCTCGCTTCGCTGGCGGTCAGCGCCACCGAGATCGACAACGACACCCCGGGCGGCGACAACGCCTACACCGCGAAGTTCCTCGAGCAGTACGGCAAGATCAAGAACTCGGGCTACTTCAGCCCCGAGGGCGTGCCGTACCACTCGGTGGAGACGCTGATCGTCGAGGCGCCCGACCACGGCCACGAAACGACCTCCGAGGCGTTCAGCTTCTGGCTCTGGCTGGAGGCCTACTACGGCAAGGTCACCCAGAACTGGGCCCCGTTCAACAACGCCTGGACGGTGATGGAAAAATATATAATTCCGAATCATTCCGACCAGCCAACGGCGGGGTCCGCGGGGACGCCGCAGTACGCCGCGGAGTACAACCTGCCCAGCCAGTACCCGTCGGCGCTGAACCCGAACGTCTCGGTCGGTCAGGACCCGCTGCGCTCGGAGTTGCAGTCCACCTACGGCACCGGCGACATCTACGGCATGCACTGGCTGATGGACGTCGACAACACCTACGGCTTCGGCCGCTGCGGTGACGGCACCACCAAGCCGGCCTACATCAACACCTTCCAGCGGGGCACCCAGGAGTCGGTGTGGGAGACCGTTCCGCAGCCCTCCTGCGACACCTTCGAGCACGGCGGTCAGTACGGCTACCTCGACCTGTTCGTCAAGGACACCGGCGCCCCCGCCAAGCAGTGGAAGTACACAAACGCCCCGGACGCCGACGCCCGCGCCGTGCAGGCCGCGTACTGGGCGCTGACCTGGTCCAAGGCGCAGAACAAGCAGGCCGACGTCGCGGCCACCATCGCCAAGGCCGCGAAGATGGGCGACTACCTGCGGTACGCGATGTTCGACAAGTACTTCAAGAAGATCGGCAACTGCGTCGGGGCGAGCACCTGCCCCGCCGGCAGCGGCAAGGACTCGGCGCACTACCTGCTGTCCTGGTACTACGCCTGGGGCGGCGCGTACGACGCCAGCCAGAACTGGTCCTGGCGGATCGGCTCCAGCCACAACCACTTCGGCTACCAGAACCCGTTCGCGGCCTGGGCGCTGACCAACACCCCGGAGCTCAAGCCGCAGTCGTCGACAGCGGTCGCCGACTGGACCAAGAGCTTCGAGCGGCAGCTGGAGTTCTACACCTGGCTGCAGTCCGCCGAGGGCGGCATCGCCGGTGGCGCCACCAACAGCTGGGACGGTAGCTACGCCCAGCCGCCGGCCGGCACCAGCACCTTCTACGGCATGTTCTACGACGTCGACCCGGTCTACAACGACCCGCCGTCGAACCAGTGGTTCGGCATGCAGGCATGGTCGATGCAGCGCATCGCCGAGCTGTACCAGCAGACCGGCAACGCGAAGGCCAAGGCGCTGCTGGACAAGTGGGTGCCCTGGGCGATCGCCAACACCACCCTCGGCACCAACTGGTCGATCCCGTCGGACATGGCGTGGACCGGCCAGCCGACCACCTGGAACCCGTCCAACCCGCAGCCCAACACCGGCCTGCACGTCGAGGTCATCAGCAAGGGCCAGGACGTCGGTGTCACCGCCGCCTACGCCCGGATCCTGATCGCGTACGCGGCCAAGTCGGGCAACGTGGCGGCGAAGGACACCGCCAAGGGGCTGCTCGACGCGCTGTCGGCCGCCAGCGACGCCAAGGGTGTCTCCACCACCGAGAAGCGTGGCGACTACCGGCGCTTCGACGACGTCTACAACGCGTCCACCGGGCAGGGCCTCTACGTCCCGTCGGGCTGGACCGGGACGATGCCGAACGGCGACGCCATCGCCGCCGGCAAGAGCTTCCTCGACATCCGGTCCTTCTACAAGAACGACCCGGACTGGCCCAAGGTGCAGGCGTACCTGGACGGTGGTGCGGAGCCGAGCTTCAACTACCACCGGTTCTGGGCGCAGGCTGACGTAGCCATGGCGTACGCCGACTACGGCAGCATGTTCCCGAACGGCTGA
- a CDS encoding phosphatase PAP2 family protein yields the protein MRMRATARGWTAVWLVVLALVQAAAFLAVWRVAVHLEIGQWVDTVALTGNRIGQDTIDGPVDRLLNAMSVVSLLAATATIGFIALIRGRIALAITATLLIAGANVTTQLLKYGLNRPDYGLDPERAAVGNSLPSGHATVAASVAVALMLVLPRKVRAAGAFIGAGYAAAAGVATLSAGWHRPSDAVAAYLVVGVWAALAGLLLLVTQREQAEIAPGDAHRVAALVLGLGGVLALVVCGLSLSWLLDLRGIGPEELARRPLFVGYAGSAAGIAGTMAVVMALTLTVVHRLVPRVKG from the coding sequence GTGCGGATGCGCGCGACGGCACGGGGTTGGACCGCGGTCTGGTTGGTCGTACTGGCCCTCGTCCAGGCGGCCGCCTTCCTCGCCGTGTGGCGAGTGGCCGTGCACCTCGAGATCGGCCAGTGGGTGGACACTGTCGCCCTCACCGGCAACCGGATCGGGCAGGACACCATCGACGGTCCGGTCGACCGGCTCCTCAACGCGATGTCGGTGGTCTCGCTGCTGGCCGCCACCGCGACGATCGGGTTCATCGCGCTGATCCGGGGACGGATCGCCCTGGCGATCACGGCGACCCTCCTGATCGCCGGAGCGAACGTCACCACCCAACTGCTCAAGTACGGCCTGAACCGGCCCGACTACGGTCTCGACCCGGAACGCGCCGCGGTGGGCAACAGCCTGCCCAGCGGACACGCCACGGTGGCCGCCTCGGTGGCCGTCGCGCTCATGCTCGTGCTGCCGCGCAAGGTGCGGGCCGCCGGCGCCTTCATCGGTGCCGGCTACGCCGCCGCAGCGGGTGTCGCCACCCTCTCCGCCGGCTGGCATCGGCCCAGCGACGCCGTCGCCGCGTACCTCGTGGTGGGGGTGTGGGCGGCGTTGGCGGGGCTGCTGCTGTTGGTCACCCAGCGGGAGCAGGCCGAGATCGCCCCCGGCGACGCGCACCGGGTCGCGGCGCTGGTGCTCGGGCTCGGCGGTGTGCTCGCCCTGGTTGTCTGCGGGCTCTCCCTGTCCTGGCTGCTCGACCTGCGCGGGATCGGGCCGGAGGAGCTGGCCCGCCGCCCCCTCTTCGTCGGGTACGCGGGCAGCGCCGCCGGGATCGCCGGCACGATGGCAGTGGTGATGGCGTTGACGCTCACCGTCGTGCACCGGCTGGTGCCCCGGGTGAAGGGCTGA
- a CDS encoding low temperature requirement protein A — translation MASRAAGHLEPVPAAATPGRATFLELFFDLVYVFALTRISARAFEDLTLEPGREHGWGTVTGGGKTLLLLLALWAVWQGTAWTTSRYDPYRVSLQAVVLTALVCSMVMGVAVPRAFSETALMFAVAYVVAQLTRPVILSIALGPHPYRRLKVRMAVVFAATGVLWISGAMLSTNGQVVSWSAALVIEYLAARCGWPVPGLGRSAISRWDIAGEHLAERYQQFFLVALGETILVAGFAYSRGPYESGHVWAFALALATSIMLWRIYVQRAGRILGEAVMKARHPASIGRSAADTHLLMVIGLAATAIGYELIIEHPLERISGPWLTMVLGGPALFLAGRARLEYEVFGRISPSRWIALAVLVASSVPLLYLPGVIATAVGVVVLGAVAVADVRRAHGAPPEAAAPPF, via the coding sequence ATGGCTTCCAGGGCAGCGGGGCACCTGGAACCGGTCCCGGCCGCTGCCACACCCGGCCGGGCGACGTTCCTGGAACTCTTCTTCGACCTTGTGTACGTCTTCGCGCTCACCCGGATCTCAGCGCGCGCGTTCGAGGATCTGACCCTGGAACCGGGCCGCGAGCACGGTTGGGGGACGGTCACCGGCGGCGGCAAGACACTGCTGTTGCTGCTCGCGCTCTGGGCGGTGTGGCAGGGCACCGCGTGGACGACCAGCCGGTACGACCCGTACCGGGTGTCGTTGCAGGCCGTGGTGCTCACCGCCCTGGTGTGCAGCATGGTGATGGGGGTGGCGGTCCCTCGCGCGTTCAGCGAGACCGCGCTGATGTTCGCGGTGGCGTACGTGGTCGCGCAGCTGACCCGGCCGGTGATCCTGTCGATCGCGCTGGGACCGCACCCGTACCGCCGGTTGAAGGTGCGCATGGCGGTGGTCTTCGCCGCCACCGGGGTGCTGTGGATCAGCGGCGCGATGCTGAGCACCAACGGGCAGGTGGTGTCCTGGTCGGCGGCGTTGGTCATCGAATACCTGGCCGCCCGCTGTGGCTGGCCGGTGCCCGGCCTGGGTCGTTCGGCGATCTCCAGGTGGGATATCGCCGGGGAGCACCTGGCCGAGCGTTACCAGCAGTTCTTCCTCGTCGCGCTGGGCGAGACGATCCTGGTGGCGGGTTTCGCTTACAGCCGGGGGCCGTACGAGTCGGGGCACGTGTGGGCGTTCGCGCTGGCGCTGGCCACCTCGATCATGCTGTGGCGCATCTACGTGCAGCGCGCCGGGCGGATCCTGGGCGAGGCGGTGATGAAGGCCCGCCACCCCGCCAGCATCGGCCGCTCGGCGGCCGACACCCACCTGCTGATGGTGATCGGTCTCGCTGCCACCGCGATCGGGTACGAGCTGATCATCGAACATCCGCTGGAGCGGATCTCGGGGCCGTGGCTGACAATGGTGCTCGGCGGTCCGGCGCTGTTCCTGGCCGGCCGGGCCCGCCTGGAGTACGAGGTGTTCGGGCGGATCTCCCCGTCCCGGTGGATCGCCCTCGCGGTGCTGGTGGCCTCGTCGGTGCCGCTGCTGTACCTGCCCGGGGTGATCGCGACTGCGGTCGGGGTGGTGGTGCTGGGCGCGGTCGCGGTGGCCGACGTCCGGCGGGCCCACGGCGCCCCACCGGAGGCCGCCGCGCCACCGTTCTGA
- a CDS encoding maleylpyruvate isomerase N-terminal domain-containing protein: MEPVLAAFSAECARLTGVLAELVDADLDRPTECPPWTVRDLIGHIRTGAGRLTDMLAAPAPARAEVDAAGYFGAAKFTVEVDADRIAGGQRDAPRVDRTALATEFDRAWRATEAAVAAAPPDRVVRTRHGDAMRLSEFLRTRVVEVGVHGLDLASALGRPPWLTPAAAVVIADLLTGGRKTPAGLRWDRLTLIHKTTGRATLTAPERAAIDASGFRWLAFGR, from the coding sequence GTGGAGCCGGTCCTCGCGGCGTTCTCCGCCGAGTGCGCGCGGCTCACCGGGGTTCTGGCCGAGCTGGTCGACGCCGACCTCGATCGGCCCACCGAATGCCCTCCGTGGACGGTCCGGGACCTGATCGGACACATCCGCACCGGGGCCGGCCGGCTGACCGACATGCTCGCCGCGCCGGCCCCGGCCCGCGCCGAGGTGGACGCCGCCGGCTACTTCGGCGCCGCGAAGTTCACCGTCGAGGTGGACGCCGACCGGATCGCCGGCGGCCAGCGGGACGCGCCACGGGTGGACCGGACGGCGCTGGCGACCGAGTTCGACAGGGCGTGGCGGGCCACCGAGGCGGCGGTCGCCGCCGCGCCGCCCGACCGGGTGGTGCGAACCCGGCACGGCGACGCGATGCGCCTCAGCGAGTTCCTGCGGACACGGGTCGTCGAGGTGGGTGTGCACGGACTGGACCTGGCCTCCGCGCTGGGCCGGCCGCCATGGCTCACCCCAGCGGCGGCCGTCGTCATCGCCGACCTGCTCACCGGTGGGCGAAAGACACCGGCCGGGTTGCGCTGGGACCGGCTGACCCTGATCCACAAGACCACCGGCCGGGCGACGTTGACCGCTCCGGAACGGGCCGCGATCGACGCGTCCGGCTTCCGCTGGCTCGCCTTCGGCCGCTGA
- a CDS encoding GH1 family beta-glucosidase has translation MSIPVGPAGPLRFPDNFGWGAATSAYQIEGAAKEDGRGESVWDTFSRVPGRTRNGDTGDVAIDHYHRYAEDLDLMRDLGLRSYRFSISWPRIQPDGTGTPNQRGLDFYRRLLDGLHERGIAPMATLFHWDLPQALQDAGGWESRDTAHRFADYADVVFRALGDRVPAWLTINEPKTVVQNGYLTGHHAPGRQDPDAAYLVAHHLQLAHGFAVAALRASGSDSRIGPALNLHPCYPADDSPQAAAAAHLYDAYENRLYLDSLFKGSYPEDLLADLGPQSRMVQGIRDGDLKTISAPVDLLAVQYYTPIYVTADGGTAHRWATSEAEWQQIYPEGMYDLLTRITRDYGPIPLTITENGLPTPDTLDADDTVQDTGRISFLRDHLAAAHRAIADGVPLESFHVWSLLDNFEWDQGYDQRWGLVYVDYATQRRVLKNSATWYRSVIADGGF, from the coding sequence ATGTCGATACCTGTTGGGCCCGCCGGCCCGCTGCGCTTTCCGGACAACTTCGGCTGGGGCGCGGCCACCTCCGCGTACCAGATCGAAGGCGCCGCCAAGGAGGACGGGCGCGGCGAGTCGGTCTGGGACACCTTCAGCCGCGTCCCGGGGCGCACCCGCAACGGCGACACCGGCGACGTGGCCATCGACCACTACCACCGCTACGCCGAGGACCTCGACCTCATGCGCGACCTCGGGTTGCGCAGCTACCGCTTCTCCATCTCCTGGCCCCGCATCCAGCCCGACGGCACCGGCACACCCAACCAGCGCGGCCTCGACTTCTACCGCCGTCTCCTCGACGGCCTGCACGAGCGCGGAATCGCCCCGATGGCCACCCTGTTCCACTGGGACCTCCCGCAGGCACTCCAGGACGCCGGCGGCTGGGAGTCACGCGACACCGCCCACCGCTTCGCCGACTACGCCGACGTGGTCTTCCGCGCCCTCGGCGACCGGGTGCCGGCCTGGCTCACCATCAACGAGCCCAAGACCGTGGTGCAGAACGGCTACCTCACCGGCCACCACGCCCCCGGCCGGCAGGACCCGGACGCCGCCTACCTCGTCGCCCACCACCTGCAACTCGCCCACGGGTTCGCCGTCGCCGCGCTGCGGGCCAGCGGCAGCGACAGCCGGATCGGCCCCGCACTCAACCTGCACCCCTGCTACCCCGCCGACGACTCCCCGCAGGCCGCCGCGGCCGCCCACCTCTACGACGCCTACGAGAACCGCCTCTACCTCGACTCCCTGTTCAAGGGCAGCTACCCGGAGGACCTGCTGGCCGACCTGGGCCCGCAGAGCCGGATGGTCCAGGGCATCCGCGACGGCGACCTGAAGACCATCTCCGCGCCGGTCGACCTGCTGGCCGTGCAGTACTACACCCCGATCTACGTCACCGCCGACGGCGGCACCGCGCACCGCTGGGCGACCTCCGAGGCCGAGTGGCAGCAGATCTACCCCGAGGGGATGTACGACCTACTGACCCGGATCACCCGCGACTACGGCCCGATCCCGCTCACCATCACCGAGAACGGGCTGCCCACACCGGACACTCTGGACGCGGACGACACCGTCCAGGACACCGGTCGGATCAGCTTCCTGCGCGACCACCTCGCCGCCGCACACCGGGCCATCGCCGACGGGGTGCCGCTGGAAAGCTTCCACGTCTGGTCACTGCTGGACAACTTCGAGTGGGACCAGGGCTACGACCAGCGCTGGGGCCTGGTCTACGTGGACTACGCCACCCAGCGGCGGGTGCTCAAGAACTCCGCCACCTGGTACCGCTCCGTCATCGCCGACGGCGGCTTCTGA
- a CDS encoding roadblock/LC7 domain-containing protein, producing the protein MTTLSQEARDLSWLVSAFAERVPGVAHAVVVSSDGLLVAISDHLPRDNADKLAAVTSGLMSITAGAASMFDGDVVKQTVVEMGRGYFLVMQIRDGSILATLAAGDADIGVVGYEMARLAKQAGEMLTPALRAELQQALPR; encoded by the coding sequence GTGACGACGTTGAGCCAGGAGGCGCGTGACCTGAGCTGGCTGGTGAGCGCGTTCGCGGAGCGGGTGCCGGGTGTGGCGCACGCGGTGGTGGTCTCCTCCGACGGGCTGCTGGTGGCGATCTCCGATCACCTGCCGCGTGACAACGCGGACAAGCTCGCCGCGGTGACGTCCGGGCTGATGAGCATCACCGCGGGCGCGGCCTCGATGTTCGACGGCGATGTCGTCAAGCAGACGGTGGTCGAGATGGGCCGTGGCTATTTCCTGGTGATGCAGATCCGCGACGGTTCGATTCTGGCCACGTTGGCCGCCGGTGACGCGGACATCGGTGTGGTGGGCTACGAGATGGCCCGGCTGGCCAAGCAGGCGGGAGAGATGCTCACCCCGGCCCTGCGGGCGGAGTTGCAGCAGGCGTTGCCCCGCTGA